The segment TAAAATTGTGGATGCAGCACAGACCGCACCAATGGGCATTCCACCATCTGAAGTAAATATCATTGTATGGGATAACAGGGATGATGTTTTGCTGCAACATACGCGATGTTAGCAGCTGAATCACTTGGCCTTGGCAGTTGTATGATTGGCGGCATTCATCCTTTTTTGCAGCAGGGCAGCAAGGCAAAGGCTTTCAGGGAAAAATACGGAATTAAATATAAAAGCAAGAGCGGCCTTTTTGTAATCTTTGGCTATCCAAAACTTGCATTTAAAAAAGGCATTAAACGAAGTTTTGCATCAGTGCAAAGAGCAGAGTAATTCCTATACGGGTGTTTTCCAGATATTTATAGCAGGATCATCATTGCACTTCTTGCAGAAGGCTTTGGTATTGCCATGCCCGCATCCATAGCACCAGATATCAAACACACGGCACTCTTTGCATAGCGCTTTGCCACACCCATCGCAGCGCACCACTGCTTCTTTTGCGTGGCACACCTCACACACCACACCGGAGATTGTTTCCATATTTTTCTCTATTTATTCTTAATATTTAAATAAAAACATCAATTAAATACCATTTAACAAAAGGTAATAAACCATATACAATACAAGAAAACCACATACTCTGTTATTGAAACATCAATCAAATGGATTAATTATTTTTAGTTTCAAACTTTTATAGTCCTCAACATTCCTTGTCACCAGTATCAGAT is part of the Spirochaetota bacterium genome and harbors:
- a CDS encoding nitroreductase family protein, whose protein sequence is MLAAESLGLGSCMIGGIHPFLQQGSKAKAFREKYGIKYKSKSGLFVIFGYPKLAFKKGIKRSFASVQRAE